A DNA window from Vigna angularis cultivar LongXiaoDou No.4 chromosome 1, ASM1680809v1, whole genome shotgun sequence contains the following coding sequences:
- the LOC108344126 gene encoding dehydrodolichyl diphosphate synthase CPT3, whose amino-acid sequence MRKTTGNIVGQFFGGLNCYLRRCMFAILSVGPVPSHIAFIMDGNRRYAKKKNMEEGDGHKAGFNALTSLLRYCYELGVKYVTVYAFSIDNFKRKSTEVQSLMELMRIKIEELLEQESLINEYGVRLHFIGDMKLLTEPVRATVEKATRVTAHNNQRVLLICVAYTSRHEIVHAVQECCKEKLNEVQALKEEKVANGAFSRIDQGLKGNDFDLLSQDSCKEYRNAIKSCSTEVESVARNDGLFENNIENHIGNDTEAETTLYNGLVELTEERKDIQDEVPVIKLADIEKNMYMAVAPDPDILIRSSGEARLSNFLLWQTTTCPLYAPTALWPEIGLRHLIWAVLNFQRHYFYLEKKKKQS is encoded by the coding sequence ATGCGGAAAACTACTGGAAATATTGTAGGCCAATTCTTCGGTGGTTTAAATTGTTATCTAAGAAGATGTATGTTTGCCATTTTATCTGTGGGTCCTGTACCAAGTCATATTGCTTTCATCATGGATGGGAATCGAAGGtatgcaaagaagaaaaacatggaAGAAGGTGATGGCCACAAGGCTGGATTTAATGCTCTCACGTCCCTCCTTAGATACTGCTATGAATTAGGAGTGAAGTATGTAACTGTCTATGCATTCAGCATTGATAACTTTAAAAGGAAGTCTACAGAAGTTCAATCCTTGATGGAACTGATGCGGATAAAGATAGAGGAGTTGCTTGAACAAGAAAGTCTCATTAATGAGTATGGTGTTAGATTACATTTCATTGGAGACATGAAACTACTGACAGAGCCTGTCAGGGCTACTGTGGAAAAGGCAACGAGAGTTACTGCCCACAACAACCAGAGAGTTCTTTTGATTTGTGTAGCGTATACTTCTCGTCACGAGATTGTGCATGCTGTTCAAGAATGTTGCAAGGAAAAATTGAATGAAGTTCAAGCgttaaaagaagagaaagttgCAAATGGTGCGTTTTCAAGAATTGATCAGGGCCTGAAAGGAAATGATTTTGATTTGCTTTCTCAAGATTCATGTAAAGAATATCGAAATGCAATCAAATCTTGTAGTACCGAAGTAGAAAGTGTTGCAAGGAATGATGGTTTATTTGAGAATAATATCGAGAATCATATCGGTAACGACACTGAAGCTGAAACGACATTATACAATGGGCTGGTTGAATTGACTGAAGAGAGAAAGGATATACAGGATGAGGTTCCTGTTATAAAACTGGCGGATATTGAGAAGAACATGTACATGGCAGTTGCACCTGACCCAGACATCTTGATCCGATCTTCTGGAGAAGCTCGCCTCAGTAATTTTCTACTTTGGCAGACTACTACATGTCCTTTATATGCACCAACTGCGCTTTGGCCTGAAATTGGTCTCAGACACTTGATCTGGGCAGTATTGAACTTTCAGAGGCACTACTTttatttggaaaagaaaaagaaacaatctTAA